From Amphiura filiformis chromosome 20, Afil_fr2py, whole genome shotgun sequence, a single genomic window includes:
- the LOC140142578 gene encoding uncharacterized protein isoform X1, producing the protein MDWNQVLCLGLGLLSCLMGSMAQLDIEHEEWTANWTDTWKLGNTWPPLDHRSPSLFPNITEVEIQSRQTIMVKSTVDGRDTSCYVIQKTDTHRIYQCNLRIPGIDAKNDICDDISGANEYGCDWFDNQVTLCHRWRDRYTQSITFCRFGEDMCSELDSRYMICACSVFYSWSEEQYYTYCDCKGALTDNYDDSCAFSYFGLLDTPTQDRSCQKVCSRSSTCKECATGWSLSSPGVVTFCMREDIDDLYGRREIWPCQEQYGNNTACSADYEPYSGDCEATTTTPTPSMTRSQNSSNTGSYITPIPRRGPEFARTDMTNTTTPSRQSTVPVQATVFPDKGIGRTTSTHLTPTSLRASTDNTKKTTTSLRVSTDNTEKASASWYHTSPSQTSLIYSTTMTTENGEEGNHGNQGDTNSRLLTDTAVAGIIFGATGLVVLLIILLLIMVLCLRVRNQRQRRDSSSKATLRADEFTIWRSTDNVNIAHGNSMLSRASTSIMSSVFNDNVSAVTDDSGPIYKDYFQVVDQDKDRIGASVESLYYFKLDHTPNGSISGIERDKEFDKAKGELGSNMSIDSCTMPNQPSTSDGSPVVGIATKDAPKDEHMDTMVNTEPENPYYFKLNNKNTDQGTKDLELTNKQDVHKQLPEIQNGTDSLSAARQESVEENPYYFKLTSKNETCAMNGSNNVPVDGNQIENIMLNTLLNLNGAKTEEYNGNSICPIKVISPNCNDDNSDGHNDYQSLQKSNRTSAVPSATPNVRYSYLLKPNQCPEDNDDYLSLRKIKPNQETCPTDQLCEDHDYFKLKTPSSIEYQRQCPNTSDPTSSNLIPSIGTADPADVNNDTDNLSTEERNIKQQHVDDHEDGQNNDYQVLRKATQQKQDIIGDEKENDYQLLRKRSLKM; encoded by the exons ATGGATTGGAATCAAGTCCTGTGTTTGGGGTTAGGACTGCTATCGTGTTTGATGGGAAGCATGGCTCAACTCGATATTGAGCATGAGGAATGGACGGCTAACTGGACCGACACATGGAAATTAGGAAATACATGGCCACC ATTAGACCATCGCTCACCAAGTTTATTTCCCAACATCACCGAGGTAGAAATCCAAAGTAGACAAACTATAATGGTTAAGTCAACTGTTGACGGCAGAGATACAAGCTGTTATGTTATCCAAAAGACAGATACCCATCGTATCTACCAGTGTAATCTAAGGATTCCAG GAATTGACGCCAAAAACGATATTTGTGATGACATATCTGGAGCAAATGAATACGGCTGTGATTGGTTTGATAATCAAGTCACATTATGTCATCGATGGAGAGATAGGTATACTCAATCCATTACATTTTGTCGATTTGGAGAGGATATGTGCTCTGAACTTGACTCACGATATATGATATGTGCATGCAG TGTTTTTTACTCGTGGAGTGAGGAGCAGTACTACACATATTGTGATTGTAAAGGAGCTTTGACCGACAATTATGATGACAGTTGTGCCTTTAGCTATTTCG GCCTTCTGGACACACCAACCCAAGATCGTTCGTGTCAAAAAGTGTGCAGCAGGAGTTCTACGTGTAAAGAATGCGCTACAGGATGGTCTTTGTCTTCGCCTGGGGTAGTGACATTCTGCATGCGTGAAGACATTGATGACCTATATGGACGAAGAGAAATATGGCCTTGTCAGGAGCAGTACGGTAATAACACGGCTTGCAGTGCAGACTATGAGCCTTATTCTGGTGATTGTGAAGCTACTACAACTACTCCGACACCTTCAATGACAAG ATCACAAAACTCATCTAATACTGGATCATATATAACTCCAATTCCACGCAGAGGACCTGAATTTGCTCGTACTGATATGACAAACACCACTACCCCTTCACGACAATCAACAGTACCTGTGCAAGCGACTGTATTTCCCGACAAAGGGATAGGAAGAACAACATCAACGCATCTAACACCTACTTCACTCCGAGCCTCCACTGACAACACCAAGAAGACAACTACTTCACTCAGAGTCTCCACTGACAACACTGAGAAGGCATCGGCATCATGGTATCACACATCTCCTTCTCAAACTTCTTTGATATATTCCACAACGATGACAACAGAGAATGGCGAAGAAG gtaaccatggtaaccaaggTGATACCAACAGTCGCCTTCTTACAGATACAGCTGTAGCCGGTATCATATTTGGAGCCACAGGACTTGTGGTACTTCTCATCATACTTCTACTGATAATGGTGCTTTGTTTAAGGGTCAGAAATCAACGACAAAGGAGAGACAGTTCAAG caAAGCAACTCTAAGAGCAGATGAATTTACCATTTGGAGGAGTACAGACAACGTTAACATCGCACACGGTAACTCTATGCTATCTCGTGCTTCTACATCTATTATGTCCAGTGTCTTCAACGATAATGTGTCAGCAGTCACTGACGATAGTGGCCCCATCTATAAAGACTATTTCCAAGTTGTAGATCAAGATAAAGACAGAATTGGAGCTAGTGTAGAGAGTCTGTATTATTTTAAACTTGACCACACCCCAAATGGAAGTATAAGCGGAATAGAAAGGGACAAAGAATTTGATAAGGCTAAAGGTGAACTTGGTAGTAATATGTCGATTGATAGTTGTACTATGCCAAATCAGCCGTCCACGTCAGATGGTTCTCCTGTCGTTGGTATAGCTACCAAGGATGCACCAAAAGATGAACACATGGATACGATGGTTAACACAGAACCGGAAAATCCTTATTACTTTAAACTCAATAATAAGAACACTGATCAAGGTACTAAGGACTTAGAATTGACTAATAAACAAGATGTTCATAAACAATTACCAGAAATTCAAAATGGAACTGATTCGTTAAGCGCAGCAAGACAAGAATCAGTAGAAGAAAACCCGTattattttaagcttacttcaaaGAATGAAACGTGTGCCATGAATGGTAGTAATAATGTCCCAGTTGATGGTAATCAAATTGAGAATATAATGCTGAACACGTTGTTAAATCTCAATGGCGCAAAAACCGAGGAATATAATGGAAACTCAATTTGTCCAATCAAGGTGATTAGTCCAAATTGCAACGACGACAACAGCGACGGTCACAATGATTATCAGTCGTTACAGAAGTCTAATAGAACATCAGCAGTGCCATCGGCAACTCCTAATGTAAGATATTCCTACCTCCTGAAGCCAAATCAATGCCCAGAGGATAATGATGACTATTTATCGCTTCGTAAAATCAAACCAAACCAAGAGACATGTCCTACCGATCAATTGTGTGAAGATCATGATTACTTCAAATTAAAGACGCCATCGAGTATAGAATATCAGCGACAATGCCCGAATACAAGCGATCCGACTAGTAGCAATTTAATTCCATCAATAGGGACTGCGGACCCTGCAGATGTAAATAACGACACAGACAATTTAAGTACTGAGGAACGTAATATTAAGCAACAACATGTTGATGACCATGAAGATGGGCAAAATAATGACTACCAGGTCCTGAGAAAAGCTACTCAACAGAAACAGGATATAATTGGAGATGAGAAAGAAAACGATTATCAGTTACTTCGAAAAAGATCTCTAAAGATGTGA
- the LOC140142578 gene encoding uncharacterized protein isoform X2, with product MDWNQVLCLGLGLLSCLMGSMAQLDIEHEEWTANWTDTWKLGNTWPPLDHRSPSLFPNITEVEIQSRQTIMVKSTVDGRDTSCYVIQKTDTHRIYQCNLRIPGIDAKNDICDDISGANEYGCDWFDNQVTLCHRWRDRYTQSITFCRFGEDMCSELDSRYMICACSVFYSWSEEQYYTYCDCKGALTDNYDDSCAFSYFGLLDTPTQDRSCQKVCSRSSTCKECATGWSLSSPGVVTFCMREDIDDLYGRREIWPCQEQYGNNTACSADYEPYSGDCEATTTTPTPSMTRGPEFARTDMTNTTTPSRQSTVPVQATVFPDKGIGRTTSTHLTPTSLRASTDNTKKTTTSLRVSTDNTEKASASWYHTSPSQTSLIYSTTMTTENGEEGNHGNQGDTNSRLLTDTAVAGIIFGATGLVVLLIILLLIMVLCLRVRNQRQRRDSSSKATLRADEFTIWRSTDNVNIAHGNSMLSRASTSIMSSVFNDNVSAVTDDSGPIYKDYFQVVDQDKDRIGASVESLYYFKLDHTPNGSISGIERDKEFDKAKGELGSNMSIDSCTMPNQPSTSDGSPVVGIATKDAPKDEHMDTMVNTEPENPYYFKLNNKNTDQGTKDLELTNKQDVHKQLPEIQNGTDSLSAARQESVEENPYYFKLTSKNETCAMNGSNNVPVDGNQIENIMLNTLLNLNGAKTEEYNGNSICPIKVISPNCNDDNSDGHNDYQSLQKSNRTSAVPSATPNVRYSYLLKPNQCPEDNDDYLSLRKIKPNQETCPTDQLCEDHDYFKLKTPSSIEYQRQCPNTSDPTSSNLIPSIGTADPADVNNDTDNLSTEERNIKQQHVDDHEDGQNNDYQVLRKATQQKQDIIGDEKENDYQLLRKRSLKM from the exons ATGGATTGGAATCAAGTCCTGTGTTTGGGGTTAGGACTGCTATCGTGTTTGATGGGAAGCATGGCTCAACTCGATATTGAGCATGAGGAATGGACGGCTAACTGGACCGACACATGGAAATTAGGAAATACATGGCCACC ATTAGACCATCGCTCACCAAGTTTATTTCCCAACATCACCGAGGTAGAAATCCAAAGTAGACAAACTATAATGGTTAAGTCAACTGTTGACGGCAGAGATACAAGCTGTTATGTTATCCAAAAGACAGATACCCATCGTATCTACCAGTGTAATCTAAGGATTCCAG GAATTGACGCCAAAAACGATATTTGTGATGACATATCTGGAGCAAATGAATACGGCTGTGATTGGTTTGATAATCAAGTCACATTATGTCATCGATGGAGAGATAGGTATACTCAATCCATTACATTTTGTCGATTTGGAGAGGATATGTGCTCTGAACTTGACTCACGATATATGATATGTGCATGCAG TGTTTTTTACTCGTGGAGTGAGGAGCAGTACTACACATATTGTGATTGTAAAGGAGCTTTGACCGACAATTATGATGACAGTTGTGCCTTTAGCTATTTCG GCCTTCTGGACACACCAACCCAAGATCGTTCGTGTCAAAAAGTGTGCAGCAGGAGTTCTACGTGTAAAGAATGCGCTACAGGATGGTCTTTGTCTTCGCCTGGGGTAGTGACATTCTGCATGCGTGAAGACATTGATGACCTATATGGACGAAGAGAAATATGGCCTTGTCAGGAGCAGTACGGTAATAACACGGCTTGCAGTGCAGACTATGAGCCTTATTCTGGTGATTGTGAAGCTACTACAACTACTCCGACACCTTCAATGACAAG AGGACCTGAATTTGCTCGTACTGATATGACAAACACCACTACCCCTTCACGACAATCAACAGTACCTGTGCAAGCGACTGTATTTCCCGACAAAGGGATAGGAAGAACAACATCAACGCATCTAACACCTACTTCACTCCGAGCCTCCACTGACAACACCAAGAAGACAACTACTTCACTCAGAGTCTCCACTGACAACACTGAGAAGGCATCGGCATCATGGTATCACACATCTCCTTCTCAAACTTCTTTGATATATTCCACAACGATGACAACAGAGAATGGCGAAGAAG gtaaccatggtaaccaaggTGATACCAACAGTCGCCTTCTTACAGATACAGCTGTAGCCGGTATCATATTTGGAGCCACAGGACTTGTGGTACTTCTCATCATACTTCTACTGATAATGGTGCTTTGTTTAAGGGTCAGAAATCAACGACAAAGGAGAGACAGTTCAAG caAAGCAACTCTAAGAGCAGATGAATTTACCATTTGGAGGAGTACAGACAACGTTAACATCGCACACGGTAACTCTATGCTATCTCGTGCTTCTACATCTATTATGTCCAGTGTCTTCAACGATAATGTGTCAGCAGTCACTGACGATAGTGGCCCCATCTATAAAGACTATTTCCAAGTTGTAGATCAAGATAAAGACAGAATTGGAGCTAGTGTAGAGAGTCTGTATTATTTTAAACTTGACCACACCCCAAATGGAAGTATAAGCGGAATAGAAAGGGACAAAGAATTTGATAAGGCTAAAGGTGAACTTGGTAGTAATATGTCGATTGATAGTTGTACTATGCCAAATCAGCCGTCCACGTCAGATGGTTCTCCTGTCGTTGGTATAGCTACCAAGGATGCACCAAAAGATGAACACATGGATACGATGGTTAACACAGAACCGGAAAATCCTTATTACTTTAAACTCAATAATAAGAACACTGATCAAGGTACTAAGGACTTAGAATTGACTAATAAACAAGATGTTCATAAACAATTACCAGAAATTCAAAATGGAACTGATTCGTTAAGCGCAGCAAGACAAGAATCAGTAGAAGAAAACCCGTattattttaagcttacttcaaaGAATGAAACGTGTGCCATGAATGGTAGTAATAATGTCCCAGTTGATGGTAATCAAATTGAGAATATAATGCTGAACACGTTGTTAAATCTCAATGGCGCAAAAACCGAGGAATATAATGGAAACTCAATTTGTCCAATCAAGGTGATTAGTCCAAATTGCAACGACGACAACAGCGACGGTCACAATGATTATCAGTCGTTACAGAAGTCTAATAGAACATCAGCAGTGCCATCGGCAACTCCTAATGTAAGATATTCCTACCTCCTGAAGCCAAATCAATGCCCAGAGGATAATGATGACTATTTATCGCTTCGTAAAATCAAACCAAACCAAGAGACATGTCCTACCGATCAATTGTGTGAAGATCATGATTACTTCAAATTAAAGACGCCATCGAGTATAGAATATCAGCGACAATGCCCGAATACAAGCGATCCGACTAGTAGCAATTTAATTCCATCAATAGGGACTGCGGACCCTGCAGATGTAAATAACGACACAGACAATTTAAGTACTGAGGAACGTAATATTAAGCAACAACATGTTGATGACCATGAAGATGGGCAAAATAATGACTACCAGGTCCTGAGAAAAGCTACTCAACAGAAACAGGATATAATTGGAGATGAGAAAGAAAACGATTATCAGTTACTTCGAAAAAGATCTCTAAAGATGTGA